From a region of the Candida albicans SC5314 chromosome 1, complete sequence genome:
- a CDS encoding uncharacterized protein (Ortholog(s) have clathrin-coated vesicle, cytoplasm localization) produces MLSRLGFSTGIRSIYSVSDQPSFVSEPWAIYPAKHKTNGKIVSVFIFDKSKFETQVSRLHTTSSSVKNPKVVISECYELIKYEVSQLSKLKHPQLLQVYEVLEETKSKFLFVTEPVIDNLVTVNPKDLDDLSIQKGLLQISKGLQFLHSYGSIIHLNLQPSSVYINNQGDWKLGGFKFLQNLNEISPQERENFYILNNMSVVPFANFNLNFTAPELIIDSHTKLDFANDIWSLGQLIYYLYNHHDLLINCFDANSISDYKQEFRKFEQKFYNHKPTELKYVLKDIPDKLYPLYPQILARYPHDRITLDQFMDSEFFNGSIIKAMWFIDEFSTKSIDEKLVFLKGLSEVDPQQSNNSPLISQFPPSFRSSKLLPLLIDLLTNELNVLTEAAIDPKTDELISESLTIVLKISETLSSLTFQDKVFDTLFKDNPRDKKAPQTFTKLINSSVRTRLTLINNFDTIQTKSKDKQFVQFFKGIIDLVLTISPKESNQIELQIQLQEKFLGFIPQFVDKLDFPYIKNTLVPLLSQVFKTTTILSTKLTTIDTFEGLVDKKIIDKIIVNEQLFPIMKNLKSRDKRIVTKMLNFFSKLATSEHINLDLETIVESIIPQSYSLAFGCNDCNQLEFNKFIAIINSVQKQLVEKKLSTITKTSSNGFSNGHKGGTNEAGNNNFEALLQTQTIHDVPDEMNAPKGKVMQPKRKSFTSTTTTTTSSTTTKSNSASSRNTTELRNSNTLRPRPRPTKKPTSGLAFGATNAQSNTTNNRLLNTLNSTFDKKQEEDDFDDFQSASGTSASELSSSNKNGTLNWQGEVNKMKTLPNTPTTAESFKVSKSQPQVETKNVNYPPGFNTNMVLSPKSSSSVNANVKSSISTTSNSNINNSDLLDLL; encoded by the coding sequence ATGTTGAGTAGATTGGGATTTAGCACAGGTATACGATCCATTTACAGTGTTCTGGACCAACCATCCTTTGTTTCTGAACCATGGGCTATTTATCCTGCTAAACACAAGACCAATGGAAAAATTGTTTcagttttcatttttgacaaatcaaaatttgaaaccCAAGTTAGTAGGTTGCATACTACTTCTTCGAGTGTGAAAAATCCTAAAGTAGTGATAAGTGAATGCTatgaattgataaaatatGAAGTTAGTCAATTAAGTAAATTGAAACATCCACAATTATTACAAGTTTATGAAGTATTAGaagaaaccaaatcaaaattctTATTTGTTACTGAACCTGtgattgataatttagTTACGGTGAATCCAAAAGATTTAGATGATTTATCTATTCAAAAGGGACTTTTACAAATTTCTAAAGGATTACAGTTTTTACATAGTTATGGGTCAATAATCCATTTGAATTTACAACCTTCATCAGTTTATATTAATAATCAAGGGGATTGGAAATTAGGTGGGTTCAAATTCTTACAAAACTTGAATGAAATTTCACCacaagaaagagaaaactTCTatatattgaataatatGTCAGTGGTACCATTTgcaaattttaatttaaatttcACAGCACCagaattgattattgaTTCTCATACAAAATTGGATTTCGCCAATGATATATGGTCATTAGgtcaattaatttattatttatataatcatcatgatttattgatcaattgttttgatGCCAATAGTATTTCTGATtataaacaagaatttcggaaatttgaacaaaaattCTATAATCATAAACCAAcagaattgaaatatgtATTAAAAGATATTCCTGACAAATTATATCCTTTATATCCACAAATCTTGGCAAGATATCCTCATGATAGAATCACATTGGACCAATTTATGGATTCAGAGTTTTTCAATGGCAGCATTATAAAGGCAATGTGgtttattgatgaattttcCACGAAATCAATTGACGAGAAATTGGTGTTCCTAAAAGGATTATCAGAAGTCGACCCACAACAATCCAACAATTCACCGTTAATTTCACAATTCCCTCCATCATTCAGATCACTGAAATTGTTaccattattaattgatttattgacaaatgaattgaatgtGTTGACAGAAGCTGCAATTGATCCTAAGActgatgaattgatttcagAGTCTTTAACCATTGTGTTGAAAATATCTGAAACATTGTCAAGTTTGACATTCCAAGATAAAGTATTTGATACTCTTTTCAAAGATAATCCAAGGGATAAAAAGGCGCCACAAACATTCactaaattaataaattcttcTGTGAGAACTAGGTTGACATTGATTAACAATTTTGATACCattcaaacaaaatcaaaagataaacaatttgttcaatttttcaagggcattattgatttagttttaaCAATATCTCCTAAAGAAAGCAATCAAATAGAAttacaaattcaattgcaAGAAAAGTTTTTAGGATTCATACctcaatttgttgataagCTTGATTTCCCATATATAAAGAATACTTTAGTTCCATTATTGAGTCAAGTGTTCAAAACAACCACTATTTTGTCAACCAAACTAACTACTATTGATACATTTGAAGGATTAGTCGATAAgaaaatcattgataaaatcATTGTTAACGAACAATTATTCCCcattatgaaaaatttgaaaagtaGAGATAAAAGAATTGTCACCAAGAtgttaaattttttctcCAAATTGGCTACAAGTGAACATATCAATTTAGATTTAGAAACAATAGTGGAGTCAATAATCCCTCAAAGTTATTCCCTTGCATTTGGATGCAATGATTGTAATCAATTggaattcaataaatttattgcAATTATAAATTCTGTGCAAAAGCAATTAGTTGAGAAAAAATTGTCTACTATAACGAAAACTTCATCCAATGGATTTTCTAATGGACACAAAGGTGGTACAAATGAAGctggtaataataattttgaagcATTGTTGCAAACACAAACGATACACGACGTCCCCGATGAGATGAACGCTCCAAAGGGAAAAGTAATGCAACCAAAGAGAAAGTCATTCACGTCCACCAcgaccaccaccactagtAGTACCAccacaaaatcaaattctgCATCTTCAAGAAATACGACGGAGCTTCGTAATTCAAATACTTTAAGACCAAGACCAAGACCAACTAAAAAACCCACTAGTGGATTAGCATTTGGCGCTACGAATGCTCAATCAAATACTACCAACAATAGACTATTAAACACATTGAATTCtacatttgataaaaagcaagaagaagatgattttgatgatttccAACTGGCATCAGGTACATCTGCATCAGAGTTATCATCAAGCAATAAAAATGGTACTCTAAACTGGCAAGGTGAAGtgaataaaatgaaaacattaCCAAATACTCCAACAACTGCTGAATCGTTCAAGGTTCTGAAGTCACAACCACAAGTAGAAACGAAAAACGTTAATTATCCACCAGGATTTAACACAAACATGGTGTTATCTCcgaaatcatcatcatcagtcAATGCCAATgtcaaatcatcaatatcaacaacatccaatagtaatatcaacaattctGATTTACTAGATTTACtataa
- a CDS encoding uncharacterized protein (Small subunit of the heterodimeric cap binding complex; component of the spliceosomal commitment complex; Spider biofilm repressed), translating to MNLIEDNFKNSAERLDKPSAYLIRKARHNYGELERAMTSKTVYVGNLSHFTTEEQIHELFSKCGAIDRIIMGLDRNKLTPCGFCFVIYRTEQGSLNAMKFLQSTILDSQSISIDLDPGFREGRQFGRGKHGGQASQEMAAAGGFDNGRNGGGYRGRGRGGFRGGFRGGHRGRGGGFRGGFRGGRGGGGGGGGFGRGESSVYIPSKDPTFDAPTTFNPLADMSQN from the coding sequence ATGAATCTTATTGAagacaatttcaaaaactcAGCAGAAAGACTAGATAAGCCATCTGCTTACTTAATCAGAAAGGCGAGACACAATTATGGAGAATTGGAAAGAGCAATGACTCTGAAAACCGTGTATGTTGGTAATTTATCTCATTTCACCACTGAAGAACAAATACATGAATTATTTCTGAAATGTGGTGCTATTGATAGAATTATAATGGGATTAGatagaaataaattaactCCCTGTGGGTTTTGCTTTGTGATATATCGAACTGAACAAGGTTCTTTAAATGCCatgaaatttttacaaTCGACCATTTTGGATTCTCAAAGTATATCGATTGATTTGGATCCTGGGTTCCGTGAAGGAAGACAATTTGGAAGAGGTAAACATGGTGGTCAAGCATCTCAAGAAATGGCAGCTGCTGGTGGGTTTGACAATGGTAGAAATGGTGGTGGGTACAGAGGGCGTGGCAGAGGCGGATTCAGAGGTGGGTTTAGAGGTGGTCACAGAGGACGAGGTGGTGGTTTTAGGGGTGGATTTAGAGGTGGAAGAGGTGGcggaggtggtggtggtggttttgGTCGTGGTGAATCTTCAGTTTATATACCTTCAAAAGATCCTACATTTGATGCGCCAACCACATTCAATCCATTGGCAGACATGAGTCAAAATTAG
- a CDS encoding uncharacterized protein (Ortholog of C. parapsilosis CDC317 : CPAR2_105580, C. dubliniensis CD36 : Cd36_04550, Lodderomyces elongisporus NRLL YB-4239 : LELG_03202 and Candida orthopsilosis Co 90-125 : CORT_0B06800), translated as MLLSKLFTLSVIIVGATAEFHLRNQVIVNHGYSDISDEIFDNLSREDGDFINFNINKVQIANGSACDKCKSRIINAKNLVEQNPDKEHLVGLLLFKNCLNTQWREACQWTDFFVTTSSRNEQRFNDDGPDAGISSISNVNFYDNDFLQIIKRFNTSSEYDLETYCYFKGNKACKLPATPNVTELFDLESWWPKKDSKYNKPPVYTNNSETFNVLHASDFHIQLDYKLGAEGNCTSVPCGTSSSYSKDAPGKAYNFTDYYKSFNSDVSGNDISFYPDSHYDENAKFSKGDYYDFPQYFGWSFNKAPATSFGAYLSDAPYLLVNNSIVEMKKLHQEKNFESIIFTGDSFSHNGELANPDELKFSEAAIFNSINHYLNGVQVFPALGNHDTMFRYAEVAPRIYVSNASYYWNEDYVTDLWVNNGWFDKKDADAIKTHYTGYSFTTKRGLKVIGLNSNFYYGDNLWSYGETTTKPDKFGIWKFLIDELVDSESHGQRVWILAHIPSNNYDVLPIQSHIFAAIVKRFSPYTIANLFFGHTHRTQYSVYYSTNDTSKIEDALTVSWVNPSVTPYTNFNPGFRYYEVENESFNIRNSFSYYFDLNGTFTNSGNEPTWKLEYSARESYDPKGTWPKDAPLNGTFWHSYVSKYLWNTTDTHFNQKFMNNKYRQSPLTPNCTTAKNALDNKCFNDNNCFLYFLSDDNINCQKG; from the coding sequence atGCTCTTGTCTAAATTATTCACATTAAGTGtcattattgttggtgCAACAGCAGAATTCCATTTACGTAACCAAGTTATTGTGAATCATGGATATTCTGATATTTCTGATGAAATATTTGACAACTTGTCTCGTGAAGATGGtgatttcatcaatttcaacattaACAAAGTTCAAATTGCCAATGGGAGTGCTTGTGATAAATGTAAAAGTAGAATCATCAATGCCAAAAATTTGGTAGAACAAAACCCTGACAAAGAACATTTGGTtggtttattattgtttaaaaattgtttgaacACTCAATGGAGAGAAGCTTGTCAATGGACTGATTTCTTTGTCACCACCTCATCCAGAAATGAACAAAGAtttaatgatgatggtcCTGATGCCGGTATTTCCTCTATTAGTAATGTCAATTTCtatgataatgatttccttcaaataatcaaaagaTTCAACACTTCGAGTGAATATGATTTAGAAACTTATTGTTATTTCAAGGGGAACAAAGCTTGTAAGTTACCAGCAACTCCAAATGTCACGGAATTATTTGACCTTGAAAGTTGGTGGCCTAAAAAAGATAGCAAATATAACAAGCCTCCAGTTTACACCAATAATTCAGAAACATTTAATGTTTTACATGCCAGTGATTTCCATATTCAATTAGATTATAAACTAGGTGCTGAAGGTAACTGTACCCTGGTTCCATGTGGTACTTCTAGCTCGTACTCCAAAGATGCTCCAGGAAAGGCATACAATTTCACAGACTATTACAAATCATTCAATAGTGATGTATCCGGTAATGATATCTCCTTCTATCCTGATTCCCATTATGATGAAAATGCCAAATTCTCCAAAGGAGACTACTACGATTTCCCTCAATACTTTGGCTGGTCTTTCAATAAAGCACCTGCAACTTCATTCGGTGCATATTTATCTGATGCTCCATACTTGCTTGttaacaattcaattgttgaaatgaaaaagcTTCATCAAGAGAAGAACTTTGAATCTATTATTTTCACAGGGGACAGCTTCTCTCATAATGGTGAACTTGCCAACCCTGATGAGTTGAAATTCTCCGAAGCAGCTATTTTCAATCTGatcaatcattatttaaatgGTGTACAAGTTTTCCCTGCATTGGGTAACCACGATACCATGTTCAGATATGCCGAAGTTGCCCCACGTATTTACGTAAGCAATGCTAGTTATTATTGGAATGAAGATTATGTGACTGATCTTTGGGTAAATAATGGTTGGTTTGATAAAAAAGATGCCGACGCAATTAAAACCCATTATACTGGATATTCATTTACCACCAAGAGAGGATTGAAAGTTATTGGACTCAATTCCAATTTCTATTATGGTGACAATCTTTGGAGTTATGGAGAAACAACTACTAAACCGGACAAATTTGGTATTTGGAAATTCttgattgatgaattggTTGATAGTGAATCTCATGGTCAAAGAGTTTGGATTTTGGCTCATATTCCTTCAAACAATTATGATGTTTTGCCAATTCAATCACATATTTTTGCTGCCATTGTCAAACGATTCTCTCCTTACACTATAgccaatttgttttttggaCACACCCATAGAACCCAGTATTCTGTCTACTATTCAACAAATGACACCAGCAAGATCGAGGATGCCCTTACTGTGTCTTGGGTGAATCCTTCTGTGACTCCATACACAAACTTCAACCCCGGATTCAGATACTATGAGGTGGAAAATGAAAGTTTCAACATTCGTAACTCATTTAGTTactattttgatttaaacGGAACATTTACCAACAGTGGTAATGAACCAACATGGAAATTGGAATATTCAGCTAGAGAATCATATGACCCTAAGGGGACTTGGCCAAAAGATGCTCCTCTCAATGGTACTTTCTGGCATTCATATGTCTCCAAATACTTGTGGAATACCACTGATACCcatttcaatcaaaaatttatgaATAACAAGTACAGACAAAGTCCACTTACTCCAAATTGTACCACAGCCAAAAATGCCCTTGATAACAAATGTTTCAAcgataataattgtttcCTTTACTTTTTATCCGATGACAACATTAATTGTCAAAAAGGCTAG
- the TCO89 gene encoding Tco89p (Putative homolog of S. cerevisiae Tco89p, which is a component of the TOR C1 complex that is involved in the regulation of growth and cell wall integrity; heterozygous null mutant displays sensitivity to rapamycin) has protein sequence MSAQSTPKKEYSNDSRPQSTENDTARSKRGGKDSQPPPFHNSTVTRSSLPNNPRPASTGNIPRNTSTPSLNKKQANRLKTHNRSLSHNKSLTKLSTSTGATARPHLNRSKSTEVLLKSRQGGALKRNSRSLTKMTALQPMTKTTSSPTLPTHKSTTSLKNINSTCSIGLKSSAHKGKAILQLNDDDADYEDVENLSNDEDTGENNAPVPERFDSQDTISTTHSQDEQNIPSLYEQINRILPEPTPASEEPPKFKDKLEVVEEGNTIDSKVNTSHPELGSSTKSSTDDFSQANNFYSGSLLLSQSTGLVRKIDPKHSANLKMTEAYPAMPSDEALNSTAISGISFKANPMELNNAAEPVTTSKNVSQNNSYQPDQTIFNNLQRTNNQYLMNKKQQQQQQQQQQQQKTQQKSQQKQQQVKPLSPAGTAINNGTNNFSDFLRTNNSTSSADSQYGHNIETRTQQRLWLQRESSLMDVTNLDANRMSNFSNLSLNNLMFSHNYNNQSQANIRDLQYSGSVPQQHQPLTPMTPATPGVGNNGSYPGSDVNGNQGLLNLVQGTLPHTVQTKIEFERLNREYLNVRRHANPMGESLKRLESYSGKELKVSKTRKGDKSTTDANASTFEEFSPTFHEKETEISNTLSKLWQDAIVSSSSSSAARPTQPATQHHPTNQRSINPRLASYNQNYNNSRQNQAPNTRAVKLAPIQTTDAA, from the coding sequence ATGTCAGCACAAAGTACACCTAAAAAAGAGTATTCCAATGATTCAAGACCACAGTCCACGGAAAATGATACAGCTCGTTCTAAAAGAGGGGGCAAGGACTCTCAACCCCCACCATTTCACAATTCCACTGTAACTCGTTCGTCCCTCCCCAATAATCCAAGACCAGCATCAACTGGTAACATTCCACGAAACACTAGTACCCcatcattaaataaaaagcAGGCAAACCGATTGAAAACCCACAATAGGTCTCTATCTCACAACAAGTCTCTAACCAAGTTATCGACATCAACCGGAGCAACGGCGCGACCACATTTGAATCGATCAAAGTCAACCGAGGTCTTGTTGAAGAGCAGACAAGGTGGTGctttgaaaagaaatagtAGATCGTTGACCAAGATGACAGCATTACAACCTATGACAAAGACAACATCAAGTCCGACTTTGCCAACACACAAGTCCACCAcatctttgaaaaatatcaattcaaCATGCAGTATTGGATTAAAATCCAGTGCCCACAAGGGGAAAGCtattcttcaattaaatGACGATGATGCAGATTATGAGGATGTTGAAAATCTACTGAATGATGAAGACACCGGAGAGAATAATGCTCCTGTGCCTGAAAGGTTTGATAGTCAAGATACTATATCAACAACACACCTGCAAGATGAACAGAATATTCCCAGTTTGTATGAACAAATAAACAGAATATTACCAGAGCCAACCCCAGCTTCCGAAGAACCTCCAAAGTTTAAGGATAAACTAGAAGTTGTGGAGGAAGGGAACACAATCGATAGCAAAGTTAACACAAGTCATCCTGAACTTGGTTCTTCTACAAAGAGTTCAACGGATGATTTTTCACAGgcaaacaatttttataGTGGATCATTACTATTGTCACAGTCTACAGGTCTAGTGAGAAAAATTGATCCAAAACATAGTGCCAACTTGAAAATGACAGAGGCATATCCAGCTATGCCAAGTGATGAAGCTTTGAATTCAACTGCAATAAGTGGCATTTCATTTAAAGCCAATCCTATGGAGCTCAACAATGCTGCAGAACCAGTAACTACAAGTAAAAATGTGAGTCAAAACAATTCGTACCAACCCGATCAAaccattttcaataatttgcAACGaacaaataatcaatatttgatgaacaaaaaacagcaacaacagcaacagcaacagcaacagcaacaaaaaacaCAACAGAAGTCGCAACAAAAGCAACAGCAGGTAAAACCACTTTCTCCTGCTGGGACTGCTATCAATAATGGCACTAACAATTTTTCCGATTTTCTTCGAACCAACAATTCCACATCGTCAGCTGATCTGCAATACGGTCACAATATAGAAACTAGAACGCAACAGAGGTTGTGGCTACAAAGAGAAAGTTCACTTATGGACGTTACAAATTTAGATGCTAATCGTATGTCCAACTTTTCAAACTTGTCCTTGAACAATCTAATGTTTTCTcacaactacaacaatCAGAGTCAGGCAAATATTCGTGACCTCCAGTATAGTGGGTCTGTTcctcaacaacatcaaccaTTAACACCCATGACACCCGCCACACCTGGTGTAGGAAACAATGGGTCGTATCCTGGTTCCGATGTCAACGGTAATCAAGGGTTACTTAATTTAGTACAAGGCACCCTTCCACATACAGTACAgacaaaaattgaatttgaaagattGAATAGGGAATATTTGAATGTAAGAAGGCACGCAAACCCTATGGGAGAAAGTTTGAAACGATTGGAATCATATTCAGGCAAAGAACTCAAGGTATCGAAAACAAGAAAGGGAGATAAGTCTACTACCGATGCTAATGCAAGCACGTTTGAAGAATTTTCTCCTACATTTCACGAGAAAGAGACCGAGATATCCAATACTTTGAGCAAGCTCTGGCAAGATGCAATCGTATCTTCGCTGTCTTCATCAGCAGCCAGACCAACCCAACCAGCTACACAGCATCATCCTACGAATCAGCGTTCTATTAACCCGCGCTTAGCATCTTACAACCAAAACTACAACAACTCGAGACAGAACCAGGCGCCAAACACACGAGCAGTGAAACTAGCTCCAATACAGACAACAGATGCAGCATGA
- a CDS encoding mitochondrial 54S ribosomal protein bL36m (Ortholog(s) have role in ribosome biogenesis and mitochondrion localization) — MCVYMGTKKLSKIFFFREFCQCIIFSIILSITYNRLTTHHINMISITKVISQQFKSSNITKNLFNATPRIINPITTGSLYQPIRGFKVRTSVKCMCKDCYLVKRKGRVYVYCKSNGKHKQRQG, encoded by the coding sequence ATGTGCGTGTACATGGGAACAAAAAAGTTATccaagatttttttttttcgggAATTTTGTCAATGCATAATATTTTCCATCATATTATCGATCACTTATAACAGACTAACCACACACCATATCAACATGATTTCTATTACTAAGGTTATTTCCCAACAATTTAAGCTGTCAAATATCACCAAGAACTTATTTAATGCTACCCcaagaataataaatccAATAACAACTGGTTCATTATACCAGCCAATAAGAGGCTTCAAAGTTAGAACATCTGTGAAATGTATGTGCAAAGACTGCTACTTGgttaaaagaaaaggcAGAGTATACGTTTACTGTAAGAGCAATGGTAAACATAAACAAAGACAGGGTTAG